A genomic segment from Candidatus Rokuibacteriota bacterium encodes:
- a CDS encoding HNH endonuclease signature motif containing protein gives MRRALHHRDRGCRFPGCGVRFGQGHHLRHWAHGGPTTLSNLALLCRRHHRAVHEEGYQVARGPDGALRFRRPDGRPLPEVPPPTAVLGDPIEALRACHDAQGLRIDARTACAGWLGERLNLTWAIDVLHPLAQRARPT, from the coding sequence TTGCGGCGAGCGCTCCACCATCGGGACCGGGGCTGCCGTTTCCCCGGCTGCGGCGTCCGCTTCGGCCAGGGGCATCATCTCCGCCACTGGGCGCACGGTGGCCCGACAACGCTGTCAAACCTCGCGCTGCTCTGTCGTCGGCATCATCGCGCGGTGCACGAGGAGGGCTACCAGGTCGCGCGCGGGCCCGACGGGGCTCTCCGATTCAGGCGGCCGGACGGCCGCCCGCTGCCTGAGGTGCCTCCGCCTACCGCGGTGCTCGGTGACCCCATCGAGGCTCTCCGCGCTTGTCACGACGCGCAAGGCCTTCGCATCGATGCGCGGACGGCGTGCGCCGGCTGGCTCGGGGAACGGCTGAATCTGACTTGGGCCATCGACGTCCTGCATCCCCTGGCCCAGAGAGCCCGACCGACCTGA